A stretch of Saccharomyces cerevisiae S288C chromosome IV, complete sequence DNA encodes these proteins:
- the GPI19 gene encoding phosphatidylinositol N-acetylglucosaminyltransferase GPI19 (Subunit of GPI-GlcNAc transferase involved in synthesis of GlcNAc-PI; N-acetylglucosaminyl phosphatidylinositol (GlcNAc-PI) is the first intermediate in glycosylphosphatidylinositol (GPI) anchor synthesis; shares similarity with mammalian PIG-P) produces the protein MYTKEYYWFSQYMIITSTLVLTIIWSILPSSLGEAAPKQFINTLLDIFPQRRWIITLESIMLMGMLCTYIGLLMYNEDTLTPPLDSLSTVTDAGGQLVIEDDPDVFVKKWAFKETSGIYDLSLMDACQLLYLYDNDHTST, from the coding sequence ATGTATACAAAAGAGTACTACTGGTTTTCACAatatatgataataacaAGCACTTTGGTGCTCACCATAATATGGTCCATCTTACCATCATCGCTGGGTGAGGCTGCACCAAAGCAGTTTATCAACACGCTATTGGACATCTTCCCACAAAGAAGATGGATTATTACCTTGGAGAGCATAATGCTGATGGGCATGCTATGCACATACATCGGCCTTCTGATGTACAATGAAGATACATTAACACCGCCGCTAGATTCTCTATCTACAGTAACGGATGCCGGTGGTCAACTTGTAATAGAGGACGACCCGGACGTATTCGTTAAGAAATGGGCctttaaagaaacaagTGGTATTTACGATCTGTCTCTGATGGATGCCTGCCAACTTCTCTACCTATATGATAACGACCATACCAGCACATAG
- the THI74 gene encoding Thi74p (Mitochondrial transporter repressible by thiamine; THI74 has a paralog, YML018C, that arose from the whole genome duplication; shows sequence homology to human gene SLC35F3, a thiamine transporter implicated in hypertension), whose amino-acid sequence MNRVGIDVDHMIGVLLLAVVVVFWVGASCLTNELLETNAYNKPFFLTYLNISSFALYLTPDLWRIIQSRRKSLQERTERTLPIHTQESFSEFLPLLSSTPSTSSNLSSIADTKVKDTMRLSLLFCVLWFVANLAANAALSYTTVASSTILSSTSSFFTLFLATSLGIETFSTKKLLGLFVSLFGIILIVMQSSKQQDSVSASSFLVGNTLALLGSLGYSVYTTLLKYEISSKGLRLDIQMFLGYVGIFTFLLFWPILIILDITHMETFELPSNFHISFLVMLNCIIIFVSDYFWCKALILTSPLVVTVALTFTIPLAMFADFVWREAFFTPWYIIGVIFIFVSFFLVNHRGESAVEKDCAAVEKGPILDA is encoded by the coding sequence ATGAATCGTGTTGGTATAGACGTAGATCATATGATAGGGGTCCTGCTTCTGGCCGTAGTGGTGGTGTTTTGGGTTGGCGCTTCGTGTTTGACTAATGAATTGCTCGAGACAAACGCGTACAATAAACCTTTCTTCCTTACTTATCTAAACATATCATCGTTTGCTCTTTATTTGACGCCAGATCTATGGAGGATAATCCAATCAAGAAGGAAGAGCTTGCAGGAACGGACAGAACGAACATTACCTATTCACACACAAGAATCTTTTTCAGAGTTCCTACCTTTACTATCTTCAACTCCTTctacttcttcaaatttgtCTTCGATAGCGGACACGAAAGTGAAGGATACAATGAGGTTGAGTCTGCTATTTTGCGTCTTGTGGTTCGTGGCAAATTTGGCGGCTAACGCTGCTTTGTCGTATACCACAGTGGCTTCGTCAACAATTCTTTCATCGACATCCTCATTTTTTACCTTATTTCTTGCCACTAGTCTAGGAATAGAAACTTTTTCGACAAAAAAACTGCTGGGGTTATTTGTGTCTTTGTTTGGAATTATCTTAATTGTGATGCAATCCTCGAAGCAACAGGATTCTGTGAGTGCTTCCTCCTTTTTGGTAGGTAACACTTTAGCACTGCTGGGGTCATTGGGTTACAGTGTCTATACAACCCTTTTGAAATACGAAATATCATCCAAAGGTCTCAGACTAGACATTCAGATGTTTCTTGGTTATGTTGGTATCTTCACGTTTCTGTTGTTTTGGCCAATTTTAATAATCCTGGATATAACACATATGGAAACTTTTGAACTACCAAGTAACTTCcacatttcttttcttgtcaTGTTAAATTGTATCATTATCTTTGTTAGTGACTATTTTTGGTGTAAAGCCCTCATTTTGACATCACCCTTGGTGGTTACCGTTGCCTTAACTTTTACTATCCCGTTAGCCATGTTCGCTGATTTTGTATGGCGAGAGGCATTTTTTACGCCTTGGTATATCATTGGtgttattttcatttttgtttcattCTTTCTAGTTAACCATCGGGGAGAATCTGCTGTTGAAAAGGACTGTGCTGCGGTTGAAAAAGGACCTATCTTGGATGCCTAA
- the LRS4 gene encoding Lrs4p (Nucleolar protein that forms a complex with Csm1p; and then Mam1p at kinetochores during meiosis I to mediate accurate homolog segregation; required for condensin recruitment to the replication fork barrier site and rDNA repeat segregation), which produces MTTLLQLLSNYYKAKLDSERIYNEYVQSQYEFASLDKLNNNKGDPKKVVDETLFLQRQIAQLNKQLQLSFQENEKLLSVQKNQKALYQSKLSSKDAFIDDLKLKLKVEQISVDKHNKERTPSTGRDEQQRNSKAAHTSKPTIHLLSPIVNRDKPNNQTNDRGGNDPDSPTSQRRSRGLRSLLSSGKNTIFDSISKNLDDEINENAHIRNDTTSSKIAGKSPSRLSALQKSPELRKERNNMILKEHILRSKDDQNITSSRKLDNIELSSIGDSTAMTSRSSTVNANDILGNEENDGITKLKRVNKLTSSPVKRDCSTNKKRKLTKQRIATLPNSDEELSNNLNVDEFV; this is translated from the coding sequence ATGACAACTTTATTACAGCTCTTGTCAAATTATTATAAGGCTAAATTAGATTCAGAACGAATATACAATGAATATGTTCAGTCGCAGTATGAGTTTGCATCTTTAGACAAGTTGAACAACAATAAAGGTGACCCAAAGAAAGTAGTTGATGAGACATTATTTTTGCAGAGGCAAATTGCCCAGCTGAATAAACAGTTACAACTTTCATTTCAAGAGAATGAAAAACTATTAAGCGTACAGAAGAATCAAAAAGCTCTTTATCAAAGTAAGTTATCCAGCAAGGATGCATTCattgatgatttgaaaCTCAAACTGAAAGTCGAGCAGATATCTGTAGACAAACATAATAAGGAACGGACACCTTCAACAGGCCGTGATGAACAACAGCGTAATTCAAAAGCGGCACATACATCAAAGCCCACAATTCATCTTCTTTCGCCAATTGTAAATCGTGATAAGCCTAATAATCAAACGAACGACAGGGGTGGCAACGATCCTGACTCGCCTACATCACAAAGAAGATCAAGAGGACTGAGATCTTTATTGAGTTCAGGTAAAAATACAATATTTGATTCAATATCCAAAAATCTCGACGATGagataaatgaaaatgcgCATATCAGAAATGATACCACATCTTCCAAGATAGCTGGCAAATCGCCATCAAGATTATCTGCGCTGCAAAAATCTCCAGAACTGCGTAAAGAAAGGAACAATATGATATTAAAGGAACACATACTGCGTTCAAAAGATGACCAAAATATCACGTCATCTAGAAAACTGGATAATATCGAGCTATCTAGTATTGGTGACTCTACTGCAATGACATCAAGGAGTTCTACCGTTAATGCAAATGACATCTTGGGAAATGAAGAGAACGACGGGATTACAAAGCTGAAAAGAGTTAACAAGTTAACCAGCTCTCCAGTTAAAAGGGATTGCAGTacaaacaagaaaagaaaactcaCAAAGCAGCGAATTGCCACGTTACCCAACTCAGATGAAGAATTGAGTAATAATTTAAATGTTGACGAGTTTGTATGA
- the DOT1 gene encoding histone methyltransferase DOT1 (Nucleosomal histone H3-Lys79 methylase; methylation is required for telomeric silencing, meiotic checkpoint control, and DNA damage response; single DOT1 gene produces two Dot1p isoforms from alternative translation start sites as a result of leaky scanning by the ribosome), with the protein MGGQESISNNNSDSFIMSSPNLDSQESSISPIDEKKGTDMQTKSLSSYSKGTLLSKQVQNLLEEANKYDPIYGSSLPRGFLRDRNTKGKDNGLVPLVEKVIPPIHKKTNNRNTRKKSSTTTKKDVKKPKAAKVKGKNGRTNHKHTPISKQEIDTAREKKPLKKGRANKKNDRDSPSSTFVDWNGPCLRLQYPLFDIEYLRSHEIYSGTPIQSISLRTNSPQPTSLTSDNDTSSVTTAKLQSILFSNYMEEYKVDFKRSTAIYNPMSEIGKLIEYSCLVFLPSPYAEQLKETILPDLNASFDNSDTKGFVNAINLYNKMIREIPRQRIIDHLETIDKIPRSFIHDFLHIVYTRSIHPQANKLKHYKAFSNYVYGELLPNFLSDVYQQCQLKKGDTFMDLGSGVGNCVVQAALECGCALSFGCEIMDDASDLTILQYEELKKRCKLYGMRLNNVEFSLKKSFVDNNRVAELIPQCDVILVNNFLFDEDLNKKVEKILQTAKVGCKIISLKSLRSLTYQINFYNVENIFNRLKVQRYDLKEDSVSWTHSGGEYYISTVMEDVDESLFSPAARGRRNRGTPVKYTR; encoded by the coding sequence ATGGGCGGTCAAGAAAGTATATCAAATAATAACTCAGACTCATTCATTATGTCGTCCCCCAACTTAGACTCTCAGGAATCTTCAATATCACCTATTGATGAGAAGAAAGGCACCGATATGCAAACCAAGTCGCTTTCAAGCTATTCTAAAGGTACGCTTCTCTCTAAGCAAGTACAAAATTTATTAGAAGAAGCTAATAAATACGATCCAATATATGGGTCATCTTTACCTCGAGGATTTTTAAGAGATAGAAACACCAAGGGTAAGGATAATGGGTTGGTTCCGCTGGTGGAGAAGGTTATACCTCCCATTCACAAGAAAACCAATAATAGAAACACAAGGAAGAAGTCATCTACCACCACGAAGAAGGATGTAAAGAAGCCAAAAGCTGCAAAagtaaaaggaaaaaatggCAGGACTAACCATAAACATACCCCAATTTCAAAGCAAGAAATAGATACTGCacgagaaaaaaagccattgaaaaaaggtCGGGCaaacaagaagaatgaTCGCGATAGTCCTTCATCAACATTTGTTGATTGGAATGGCCCGTGTCTACGGTTACAATATCCATTATTTGACATAGAGTACTTAAGATCACATGAAATATATTCTGGAACTCCTATACAATCCATTAGTTTAAGAACAAATTCTCCACAGCCAACGAGCTTGACATCAGATAACGACACTTCCTCAGTAACGACAGCAAAGTTGCAGagtattttattttcaaattataTGGAAGAGTACAAAGTCGACTTCAAAAGGTCAACAGCCATTTATAATCCAATGAGTGAAATTGGTAAATTAATTGAATACAGCTGCCTGGTCTTTTTACCTTCACCTTATGCTGAACAATTGAAGGAAACTATACTACCGGACCTAAATGCATCATTTGATAACTCTGACACGAAAGGTTTCGTGAATGCTATAAATTTATACAACAAAATGATTCGTGAAATTCCTAGGCAAAGAATAATTGACCATTTAGAAacaattgataaaattcCTCGTTCATTCATTCATGACTTCTTGCATATCGTCTATACCAGGAGTATCCATCCGCAGGCGAATAAATTGAAACATTACAAAGCATTCAGCAATTATGTTTATGGAGAACTTTTGCCCAATTTCCTATCTGATGTATATCAACAATGCCAGTTGAAGAAGGGTGACACTTTCATGGATCTCGGTTCGGGAGTAGGTAATTGCGTAGTACAAGCTGCGTTGGAATGTGGATGTGCATTAAGCTTCGGATGTGAAATCATGGATGATGCTAGCGATTTAACTATACTGCAGTACGAGGAACTAAAGAAGAGGTGTAAGTTATATGGGATGCGTTTGAACAACGTGGAGttttcattgaagaaaagctTTGTGGACAATAACAGGGTCGCTGAACTAATTCCTCAGTGCGATGTTATCCTCgtaaataattttttatttgatgaagatttgaataaaaaagtCGAAAAGATACTACAAACGGCAAAAGTTGGATGTAAGATCAtaagtttgaaaagtttaaGAAGCCTCACTTATCAGATCAACTTCTACAATGTTGAGAACATCTTCAATAGATTAAAGGTGCAAAGGTATGATCTTAAGGAGGATAGTGTTTCATGGACGCATAGTGGCGGAGAGTATTATATATCAACAGTGATGGAGGATGTGGACGAAAGTTTATTCAGCCCTGCTGCAAGAGGTAGGAGGAACAGAGGTACGCCGGTGAAGTATACCAGATGA
- the APT2 gene encoding adenine phosphoribosyltransferase APT2 (Potential adenine phosphoribosyltransferase; encodes a protein with similarity to adenine phosphoribosyltransferase, but artificially expressed protein exhibits no enzymatic activity; APT2 has a paralog, APT1, that arose from the whole genome duplication) encodes MSISESYAKEIKTAFRQFTDFPIEGEQFEDFLPIIGNPTLFQKLVHTFKTHLEEKFGKEKIDFIAGIEARGLLFGPSLALALGVGFVPIRRVGKLPGECASITFTKLDHEEIFEMQVEAIPFDSNVVVVDDVLATGGTAYAAGDLIRQVGAHILEYDFVLVLDSLHGEEKLSAPIFSILHS; translated from the coding sequence ATGTCTATTTCTGAATCTTACgcaaaggaaataaaaactGCATTTAGGCAGTTCACTGACTTTCCCATAGAGGGTGAGCAATTTGAGGATTTTTTACCTATTATTGGCAACCCCACGCTATTCCAAAAGTTGGTACACACGTTCAAGACGCATTTAGAAGAAAAGTTCggcaaagaaaagatcgACTTTATTGCAGGTATAGAAGCTAGAGGCCTTCTATTTGGGCCATCCCTAGCACTGGCATTGGGAGTTGGATTTGTTCCAATAAGGAGAGTTGGAAAATTGCCGGGTGAGTGTGCTTCTATAACATTCACAAAATTAGACcatgaagaaatttttgaaatgcAGGTTGAAGCCATTCCCTTTGATTCCAACGTGGTTGTCGTGGATGATGTTCTCGCCACCGGTGGAACGGCATATGCTGCGGGCGACCTTATCAGACAAGTGGGTGCTCATATTCTGGAATATGACTTTGTGCTAGTGTTAGATAGTCTACATGGTGAGGAGAAATTATCTGCTCCtattttttccatattGCACTCCTGA